The Megalops cyprinoides isolate fMegCyp1 chromosome 19, fMegCyp1.pri, whole genome shotgun sequence genome has a window encoding:
- the ccdc137 gene encoding coiled-coil domain-containing protein 137, whose translation MGKNNKVKANESSQRTSKKEQTLSKKKQKRDAKPRPEEHLDQIPFRLREIMKSKERMKIGASKLKKMKKAMAPKPDAGDAGMPDIPVPHFRRRRKESEKAYLRRMGQETQHVLFLTKNQVDRQPELEQQDQEQPADQRKSEKKREFDRVRLQRLQKKKTERKEQKEEKEQFTDKVHFGEVAMAPPSLTAKPKKAPSKSQGAPKGLLLNSLLGHTSVSTAKPSMARQRMMEEERERVVQAYRHLKKLKQERQGAQGAGLGRLQDPQ comes from the exons atggggaaaaacaacaaGGTTAAAGCTAACGAATCCTCGCAACGGACGTCCAAGAAAGAACAGACGCTAAG CAAGAAGAAACAGAAGCGAGATGCTAAGCCACGGCCGGAGGAACACCTGGACCAGATCCCTTTCCGGCTGCGCGAAATCATGAAGAGCAAGGAACGGATGAAGATCGGCGCGAGCAAGCTCAAAAAGATGAAGAAAG CCATGGCGCCCAAGCCTGACGCTGGGGACGCGGGGATGCCGGACATCCCTGTCCCGCACTTCCGGAGGCGCAGGAAGGAGTCGGAGAAGGCCTACCTGCGACGCATGGGCCAGGAGACGCAGCACGTGCTCTTCCTCACCAAGAACCAGGTGGACCGCCAGccagagctggagcagcaggaccaggaGCAACCGGCCGACCAGCGCAAATCggagaagaagaggga GTTTGACAGAGTGCGGCTTCAGCGGCTACAGAAGAAGAAGACCGAGAGGAAGGagcagaaggaggagaaggagcagtTTACCG ACAAAGTGCACTTTGGTGAGGTTGCCATGGCCCCCCCGTCCCTAACAGCCAAACCCAAGAAGGCGCCCAGCAAGTCTCAG ggggcgccaaaGGGGCTTCTGCTGAACTCTCTCCTTGGCCACACCTCTGTCTCCACAGCCAAGCCTTCCATGGCGAGGCAGAGGATGATGGAGGAAGAGCGGGAACGTGTGGTCCAGGCTTACAGACACCTGAAGAAACTCAAGCAGGAACGACAAGGGGcccagggggcggggcttggcAGGCTACAGGACCCTCAGTGA